AGATCTGATACAGTTAAACAGATACAAACTAAATTTTGTTTGAATTATGAAGAAAAAAGGGTATATGATCTTTTAAAAGAGGATTTAAGTGATGATTGTTTACAGAACTTGGATGCTTTAAGTATTGTAAGAATATATATTCAAACACAATTTGATAATAGATATGATATAGAAAAAGTATTATTTTTAGATAATAGTGATAGCTTTGTAGAAAATAAAACTGAATCTCAGTCACAACAAATAGCAAAAGAAGTGTGGTTTGGTATTCAACAAGGTGAATTTTCACAAACAAAAGAAACAACAAATTTTATATATGAAGCTAAAGGTGGAGAAAGAAACATAAGCATTGTAAAAGATGAAAATGGAATATGGAAAATAGATAAAATTTCATATATAGAAAATAAAAACTCGTGTATAAAAACACGAGTTTTTTTATATATAATATAACTATAAAAAAAAAATTATATATATAGTATGAAATAATACGTATGAAAAAAAATAAAAAAATAAAAATGTTCATAAAAAATATAGACAAAAAAAATCGATATGCTATAATAAAAACATAAACACGAACTATAAAATTGAAAAATATATTAAAATACATAAAAAATAAGCGAAAATATGGGGGATGAAAAAATATGATAGATCAAAGTTCGGTTATTTATCAATTAGATGGTAAACCAAGATTGAAAGAGGCAGTACCACTGGGATTGCAGCATATATTAGCTATGTTTGTAGGTAATGTAACACCTTTAATAATAATATCAAATACATTAAATTTACCACTTAGCGATAAAACTATGCTAGTTCAATGTGCGATGTTTGTTTCGGGACTTATAACTTTAATACAATGCTATAAAATAGGGCCATTTGGTGCTAAACTTCCTATAGTAATGGGAACTAGTTTTGGATTTGTTCCAGTTGCTACAGCGGTTGGTCTTAAATATGGGTATGAAGGAATACTAGGGGCTTGCTTAATAGGAGCTATAGTGGAAATTTTATTTGGAAACACTATGAAAAAATTAAGAAAATTCTTCCCACCGGTAGTTACAGGAACTGTTGTGCTAGCAATGGGAATATCACTTTTACCAACAGGAATAAATTATTTTGCAGGCGGGGTAGGATCAGCGGACTTTGCATCACCTTCAAATTTAATATTAGGTACAATTGTATTATTAACAGTACTATTTTGTAATCAATATACAAAGGGAATAACGAGTATAGCATCAATACTTATAGGATTAGTAGTTGGATATATAGTTGCTATTCCTATGGGAAAAGTTGATTTTTCACAAATATCTCAAATGTCAACTTTAACTTTTCCAACACCTTTTAAATTTGGATTTGAATTTCATATAGATGCAATATTCGCATTTATGTGTATATATATGGTTTCAGCAATAGAGACAGTAGGAGATATAACTGCAATAACAAATTGTGGAATTGGTCGTGAAGCTACAGATAAAGAAATAACTGGAGGTATAATGGCCGATGGATTAGGAAGTATGATAGGTTCAATATTTGGAGTTTTACCAAATACATCGTTTGGTCAAAATGTAGGAATAGTAGCAATGACAAAGGTTGTAAATAGACATGTAGTAGCAACTGGAGCTGTATTTTTAATAATAGCAGGAATATTCCCTAAGTTTGGGGCTCTTATATCATTAATGCCAGCAAGTGTACTAGGTGGAGCTAGTGTAATGATGTTTGCTATGATAGCTGTAAGTGGTATAAAACTTATAACAAGTGAAGAACTTACTAATAGAAATAGTACAATAGTAGCACTTTCGTTAGGTGTAGGAGTAGGGTTATCATTAGTACCAGGAGTACTTGCTAATATGCCAGAATCAATACAATTAATATTTGGAGATTCAGGTCTAGTATTAGTAGCTCTTATAGCAGTAATTTTAAATATAATACTACCAAAAGAAGAAAGAATTATAGAAACTTCTGTAAAACTAAATAATCAAGTATCATAATATAGAAGCTATCTCATTTAATGAGATAGCTTTTTAAGTATAAGCAATTAACTCAATATGTTTGTAAACTATAATTACATGTGATATTCTATTAACGTAAAATATCCATATTTTTACAAATGAAAGGGGACGAAATGAAAAGAAATAAAACAATATTAATAGTAGAAGATGATATAACACTAAATAAAGGAATAATGCTTACTCTTCGTCAAGAAGATATAAATATAAAGCAAGCATTTGATTTAGAAGAAGGTGCGTATATACTAAAAAATGAAAGCATAGATTTAATAATACTAGATGTAAATCTTCCAGATGGCAATGGATTTGAGTTTTGTAAAAAAACTAGAGAAACATCACAAGTACCTATAATTTTTTTAACTGCATGTGATATGGAAGTGGATATAGTAACAGGATTAGAATTAGGGGCAGATGATTACATAACAAAGCCTTTTAGTTTAATGATTTTAAGAGCTAGAGTGATGGCAGCACTAAGAAGGCAGGTTTTTAATAATGGAAATAACGTTTTTAATTTTGGAGAATTAGAGTTAGATTTTGAAAAAATGAACTTTTATAAAAAAGACATGCTTATAAATTTAAGTAAAACAGAACAAAAACTACTAAAAATATTAGTAACAAATCCAGGTCAAGTTTTAACGAGAGAACAATTAATAGATAATGTATGGAGCGATGAAGGTGAATATGTAGATGAAAATGCTTTAACTGTTACTATTAAAAGATTAAGGCAAAAAATAGAAAATAAAAATGATGACAAAAAGTATATAAAAACCGTATATGGCATAGGATATACTTTTTTAGTAGGATAAAAATGAACAAATACAATAATTATTCATTTAAACCTATCTACATATTACATATTTTTTTACTTGTGCTTATAAGTGGCATTTTTTTGAGTTCAGTTTTTATCATAGAAAACTATGAAATAAATTTAGTAACAAAGGTAAGTGTAATCTTTATAATAACAATAATATTTATAGGAGTGACTTTTATTTATTTTATTAGGAGTAAAATAAATAAAATAATAAGAGATTTAGACTATATAGCAGATAATGCTATAAACAATCAAAATTTTGTTACAGGATATAAAGAAGATAAATTATCATCACTAGAAAACAAGATGTTTAAGTATGTAAGTATAACAAAATCCAACAAAGAAACTATTGAAGAAGAAAGAAATAAGGTAAAATCTCTTGTATCAGATATATCTCATCAAACTAAAACACCAATTTCTAATATATTATTATATAGCCAGCTAATACTTGAAAACAATAAATTAGATAATTATAGTAAAGAAATATTAGAAGATATAAATGGACAAGCAGAAAGACTTAATTTTTTAATTCAAGCACTTATAAAGATGTCTAGATTAGAAAGTAATATAATACAAACAGCTATTAAAAATAATAGTATACAAGAATTAATATTAAAATCAGTACAAAAAGTGTACAAAAACGCTGAAGATAAAGAAATATCAATAATATACAATTGTAATAAAGAATTAATTGCTTGCTTTGATATAAAATGGACTACAGAAGCATTAGTAAATATAATAGAAAATTCAATAAAATACACCAATAGAGGAGGGAGTATAAGTATAGACATAATCTCTTATGAGATGTTTAAAAGAATTGATATAAAAGATAATGGAATCGGAATTGATGAAAATGAAATAAATAATATATTTAAAAGATTTTATAGGTGTAAAAATGCAAAAACTTATGACGGAGTAGGAATAGGACTTTATTTATCAAGAGAAATAATATCTATGCAAGGTGGTTATATAAAAGTATCATCACAAATAGATAAAGGAACGACTATGTCGATATACTTACCCTCATAAAAATTATTTAAATATGTCAAAAGTGTTATATTTGAGACACTAGTTTGTTATATTTAGTTGATATATTTATAGCATAGACAAAAGATAATTTTTAGGAGGAAAATATGAGTATAGTAAAAGTTAATGATTTAAAAAAATACTATGGGAAAGATGAAAGTTTAGTTAAGGCTTTAGATGGAGTAACATTTGAAATAAATAAAGGAGAATTTGTTTGTATTGTAGGAACATCAGGTAGTGGAAAAAGTACGCTACTTCATATGATCGGTGGTCTTGATAGACCAACAAAAGGAAATGTAGCTATAAATAATAATGATATATTTAAATTAAATGATGAGGAGCTTACAATATTTAGAAGAAGAGAAATAGGATTTGTGTTTCAACAGTTTAATTTAATTCCTATTTTAAATGTTTATGAAAATATAGTATTACCAATAGAACTTGATGGTAACAAAATAGATGAAGAGTATGTAAATACTGTTATAACATCACTAGGGTTGGAAAGTAAGGTTAACAATTTAACTAACAACTTATCAGGTGGACAACAACAAAGAGTAGCAATAGCAAGAGCTTTAGCTACTAAGCCATCAATAATACTTGCAGATGAACCTACTGGTAACTTAGATAGCAAGACTAGCCAAGACGTTATGGGTCTGTTAAAAACTATGAGTCAAAAATTTAATCAAACTATTATAATGATAACTCACAATCAAGAAATTTCACAAATGGCAGATAGAGTTATAAGGATAGAAGACGGGAAGATTTTATCTAAGGTGGTGAGTGAATAATGATTCGAACTAATAACAAGGAAGTTATTAATAGGCTATCAAAAAATAGCTTTAAATACAATAAAGGAAGAAATAAGTTTGCAATAGTATCTATAATACTCACAACATTACTTTTTACAGCATTTTTTACTATACAAATGAGTATGGTAAAAACAACAGAATACAATACTATGAGAATGGTTGGTACTACATATCATGGAGGATTTGAAGATTTAACTACAAAAGAGTATGAAAAAATTAAGGATAATAAATTAATTAAAGAAAAAGCTATATTAATACATATAGGACTAGCTGAAAATAAAGAATTAGTAAAAAGACAAACTGAAATTAACTATGCAGATAAAAACTTTATAGAAAATGGTTTCTATAAACCTTATAAGGGAACTATACCAAAAGATAAAGATGAAATATTAGTAGACGATATAACTCTAGATACGTTGCAAATACCTAAAAAGGTAAATCAAAAAATAACTTTACAATATTTTATAGATGATAAAGAATATAATACGGAATTTAAAATAAGTGGTATATATAAAGGAGATAAAGTATCAAGATCAAGTTTATTATATCTATCTAAAGAATTTGTAGATTCAGAACTTAAAGGGGTTGATCAAGAAAAATCTAAAAAAACTGATAGTGGTATAGGTCTTATATCTTTACAAGTTAATTTTTCAAATTCTTTATTTATACAAAAAAAATTAGATAAAGTTATAACTCAAAGTGGGTTCAAATTAGATGAGATAAGAACAGGAGTAAATTGGGCATATTCTAGTACTAATATAGAAGATGAACCTCAATCATTATATGGAATTGTAGGATTCTTAGGTATTATCATGATATCTGGGTACTTAATGATATATAATATTTTTTACATATCTATAGTAAAGGATATAAAATTTTATGGGCTTTTAAAAACTATCGGAACAACTAAAAAACAAATAAATAAAATTATTAAAAAACAAGCAATAAAACTATCAATAATAGGGATACCTTTAGGATTAGCTACAGGTTATTTTATAGGTGTAGTTTTAACTCCATTTGTAGTAGGCCAAACAACTATGGAATATACTAAAACTTCAACTAGCCCAATTATATTTATAGGAGCAATCGTATTTTCATTAATAACAGTATTAATAAGTATATATAAACCATCTAAAATAGCTTCTAAGGTTTCTCCAATAGAATCTGTAAGATATAGTGGAGTAAGTCAAAATACTATAAAAAAAATAAAGAAAAGTTCAAAAGGTGCTAAAATTAAAAATATGGCACTATCAAATGTATTTAGAAATAAGAAAAAAGCTTTTGTAGTTATATCTTCTCTATCTTTAAGTATAATACTTTTAAATACTGCATATACAGTAGTGTCAGGGTTTGATATGGACAAGTATTTAAGTGGTCTTATAGGAACCGATTTTACAGTTGGAGATACAAGTTTTTATAGATGGAACTATGGTTTACAAGATTATTCAAAAGTTTTAAATGAAGATACTTGCAAAGAAATTGAAGGTTTAAAAGGTGTTGATGAGGTTGATAAAATATACTATAAAAGTGTGGAAGCTCCATTAACTGATAAAATGAAAAAAAACCTTGAAATAAAAAAAAGATCTTTGAAGGGTGATAATAAAAAATATATTGATATAGCTTTAACTGAGAAAAAAAGTTTCACTGGATGTTATGGAATAGATGAAGGGATATGTTCTTTATTAGAAAGGTTTATAACTAAAGGAAAAATAGATATAGAAAAATTTAAAAGTGGAAATTATATTATTTTACATGATGACTGTGAAATTGGAAATTGGATAGATGCTGGAGAAAAGATTATCATTCCTTTTGAAAATGGAAAAAGTAAAGAATATGAGGTTATGGCAATAGTGAAAAATTTACCTCTATATTTATATAAAGGATATGCTTTTACTATTGAAATTAATGGATACTTGCCAGTTGATGAATTTAAAAATATTAGTAAAGATGAATCAGTGATGACTGCAATGTTTAATGTTGATAAAAATCATGTAAATGATGTTAAAGCTTTTTTAAATAATAAAATCAAAACAAATCCTACATTAGATTATAGAATGAAGTTAACTTATGAAAATGAATTTAATGATATGGTCAATACATATAAAATGATAGGATATGGACTTAGTTTTATAGTAGGGGTAATAGGAATATTAAATTTTGTAAATGTAATAATATCAAATATAATATCAAGACAAAAAGAAATAGCA
Above is a genomic segment from Romboutsia lituseburensis containing:
- a CDS encoding uracil-xanthine permease family protein, whose protein sequence is MIDQSSVIYQLDGKPRLKEAVPLGLQHILAMFVGNVTPLIIISNTLNLPLSDKTMLVQCAMFVSGLITLIQCYKIGPFGAKLPIVMGTSFGFVPVATAVGLKYGYEGILGACLIGAIVEILFGNTMKKLRKFFPPVVTGTVVLAMGISLLPTGINYFAGGVGSADFASPSNLILGTIVLLTVLFCNQYTKGITSIASILIGLVVGYIVAIPMGKVDFSQISQMSTLTFPTPFKFGFEFHIDAIFAFMCIYMVSAIETVGDITAITNCGIGREATDKEITGGIMADGLGSMIGSIFGVLPNTSFGQNVGIVAMTKVVNRHVVATGAVFLIIAGIFPKFGALISLMPASVLGGASVMMFAMIAVSGIKLITSEELTNRNSTIVALSLGVGVGLSLVPGVLANMPESIQLIFGDSGLVLVALIAVILNIILPKEERIIETSVKLNNQVS
- a CDS encoding response regulator transcription factor — translated: MKRNKTILIVEDDITLNKGIMLTLRQEDINIKQAFDLEEGAYILKNESIDLIILDVNLPDGNGFEFCKKTRETSQVPIIFLTACDMEVDIVTGLELGADDYITKPFSLMILRARVMAALRRQVFNNGNNVFNFGELELDFEKMNFYKKDMLINLSKTEQKLLKILVTNPGQVLTREQLIDNVWSDEGEYVDENALTVTIKRLRQKIENKNDDKKYIKTVYGIGYTFLVG
- a CDS encoding sensor histidine kinase encodes the protein MSSVFIIENYEINLVTKVSVIFIITIIFIGVTFIYFIRSKINKIIRDLDYIADNAINNQNFVTGYKEDKLSSLENKMFKYVSITKSNKETIEEERNKVKSLVSDISHQTKTPISNILLYSQLILENNKLDNYSKEILEDINGQAERLNFLIQALIKMSRLESNIIQTAIKNNSIQELILKSVQKVYKNAEDKEISIIYNCNKELIACFDIKWTTEALVNIIENSIKYTNRGGSISIDIISYEMFKRIDIKDNGIGIDENEINNIFKRFYRCKNAKTYDGVGIGLYLSREIISMQGGYIKVSSQIDKGTTMSIYLPS
- a CDS encoding ABC transporter ATP-binding protein translates to MSIVKVNDLKKYYGKDESLVKALDGVTFEINKGEFVCIVGTSGSGKSTLLHMIGGLDRPTKGNVAINNNDIFKLNDEELTIFRRREIGFVFQQFNLIPILNVYENIVLPIELDGNKIDEEYVNTVITSLGLESKVNNLTNNLSGGQQQRVAIARALATKPSIILADEPTGNLDSKTSQDVMGLLKTMSQKFNQTIIMITHNQEISQMADRVIRIEDGKILSKVVSE
- a CDS encoding ABC transporter permease; protein product: MIRTNNKEVINRLSKNSFKYNKGRNKFAIVSIILTTLLFTAFFTIQMSMVKTTEYNTMRMVGTTYHGGFEDLTTKEYEKIKDNKLIKEKAILIHIGLAENKELVKRQTEINYADKNFIENGFYKPYKGTIPKDKDEILVDDITLDTLQIPKKVNQKITLQYFIDDKEYNTEFKISGIYKGDKVSRSSLLYLSKEFVDSELKGVDQEKSKKTDSGIGLISLQVNFSNSLFIQKKLDKVITQSGFKLDEIRTGVNWAYSSTNIEDEPQSLYGIVGFLGIIMISGYLMIYNIFYISIVKDIKFYGLLKTIGTTKKQINKIIKKQAIKLSIIGIPLGLATGYFIGVVLTPFVVGQTTMEYTKTSTSPIIFIGAIVFSLITVLISIYKPSKIASKVSPIESVRYSGVSQNTIKKIKKSSKGAKIKNMALSNVFRNKKKAFVVISSLSLSIILLNTAYTVVSGFDMDKYLSGLIGTDFTVGDTSFYRWNYGLQDYSKVLNEDTCKEIEGLKGVDEVDKIYYKSVEAPLTDKMKKNLEIKKRSLKGDNKKYIDIALTEKKSFTGCYGIDEGICSLLERFITKGKIDIEKFKSGNYIILHDDCEIGNWIDAGEKIIIPFENGKSKEYEVMAIVKNLPLYLYKGYAFTIEINGYLPVDEFKNISKDESVMTAMFNVDKNHVNDVKAFLNNKIKTNPTLDYRMKLTYENEFNDMVNTYKMIGYGLSFIVGVIGILNFVNVIISNIISRQKEIAMLRSVGMTEKQLKNMVVLEGIFYALATIFMVLIIGIPITYKLVDLTAGVMDCFSYKFTMIPIMICSSILLLISCTIPKFAIKYVNKNNIVESLREAE